In Synechococcus sp. RS9909, one genomic interval encodes:
- a CDS encoding phage holin family protein: protein MNTLGWLLQWPIRALVLLLVAALPLGVEMANFGTALWAAVLIGLLGTLLIWPLKLVLGPAWAITSLGGLISPVSFLFNWLITIVLFAIAAWLINGFRLKHGLFSAILGAVVYSVISAFVLRALGLVEL from the coding sequence ATGAACACCCTCGGCTGGTTGCTGCAGTGGCCGATCCGTGCGTTGGTGTTGCTGCTTGTGGCGGCGTTGCCCCTGGGGGTGGAGATGGCCAACTTCGGAACGGCCCTCTGGGCGGCGGTCCTGATCGGTCTGCTTGGCACCCTGTTGATCTGGCCCCTCAAGCTGGTGCTCGGACCGGCCTGGGCGATCACATCGTTGGGGGGTCTGATTTCGCCGGTGTCGTTTCTGTTCAACTGGTTGATCACGATCGTTCTGTTCGCGATCGCGGCCTGGTTGATCAACGGCTTTCGTCTCAAGCACGGCCTGTTCAGCGCCATCCTCGGGGCGGTGGTCTACAGCGTGATCAGCGCTTTCGTGCTCCGGGCCCTGGGGCTTGTGGAGCTGTAG